The nucleotide sequence GAGCTATCGACGGGAATACCGCAAAGGTCAATGAGGGTCGGCAGGACATCGACATGAGCCGTGATTGGGTTAACGTCGCGGCCTCCAGTGAGCCCCCCTTCCGGCCAATAGACAAAGAATGGAACCCGGTGTCCTCCGTCGTACTCACTCCCTTTTTTGCCTCGCATTCCTCCATTGTTGATGCTGTCGCCCGCAGCAGTGCCGTTGTCAGTGGTGAAGATGAAAATCGTGTTCTGAGCAAGCCCTTCTTCAGCCAGGAACGCACGCAATCGACCGACGTTGTCGTCGATGTTCGCGATCATCCCGAAAAAGTTCGCCAAATCGACAGGGAGATTCTGGTAGGGAACGCTGCTTTCCGGCGGTGCATGCATGGGGCCATGCGGTGCGTTGGTCGCGATGTAAGCCAGGAAGGGTTGCTTCGCTGCCTTCTGTTTCTTGATGAACTGGCGAGCGGCGTCGAAGAAGACGTCTGTGCAAAATCCTTCGACGGGGACCGGGCGAGAATTATGGAAGTACGAACCGCCGAAGTAGGCGTTGTTCCATGCGTCTGAAATCTGGCCAACTCCCCCTCCACCGTGACGGAGTACTTCGGTGAATCCTCGGTCTTCGGCTCGATATGGATAATTGTCACCCAGGTGCCATTTCCCGAACATGCCGGTCGTGTAACCAGCGTTCTGGAAAATCTGCCCCATGGTCGTGAAATTCTCTTTGAGAAGCGACCGGCCCAGGACCGTATGCCAGACGCCAGTTCTGTCGGTCCAGTTGCCTGTCATGAGAGCGGCGCGCGTCGGTGAACATGTCGGTGCGACATGGTAGTCTGCCAGTCGAACCGACTCTTTGAACAGAGCATCGATTTCTGGCGTTTTGAGTACGGGGTTCCCGTGGCAGCCCAGATCGCCGTAGCCCTGATCGTCGGTAATCACCAATACCACGTTGGGC is from Schlesneria sp. DSM 10557 and encodes:
- a CDS encoding arylsulfatase, which gives rise to MRIRLCLTLSLMLCTPLSPAWGAERPNVVLVITDDQGYGDLGCHGNPVLKTPEIDALFKESVRLADYHVAPTCSPTRAALMTGNWTDRTGVWHTVLGRSLLKENFTTMGQIFQNAGYTTGMFGKWHLGDNYPYRAEDRGFTEVLRHGGGGVGQISDAWNNAYFGGSYFHNSRPVPVEGFCTDVFFDAARQFIKKQKAAKQPFLAYIATNAPHGPMHAPPESSVPYQNLPVDLANFFGMIANIDDNVGRLRAFLAEEGLAQNTIFIFTTDNGTAAGDSINNGGMRGKKGSEYDGGHRVPFFVYWPEGGLTGGRDVNPITAHVDVLPTLIDLCGIPVDSSIHFDGRSIKPLLSGNTVEWPDRILVTDSQRVKDPVKWKQTAVMTSQWRLVNGKELYEIAVDPLQTLNVIEQHPEVVTRLTQFYDAWWAELEPSFKEDALIYLGHPAENPASLTSHDWITEGLPPWNQGDVRKGLAGKSNMGYWNVKVVEDGDYEIRLRRWPIAADAPLDASLAPGDPVPGGTAFRSHPGKAIPIVHATIEVGDQKAAIDVPSGAREAVFRLPLKAGVTRLNARFQTGDGQEVGAYYAYVERLSPLK